The Maridesulfovibrio sp. genomic sequence ATTAAAGGCACCCTTCGATTATTCCCATTGGATTAAAAGCATGAAAACAGGCAATAAGAGCTCATCGGCTACGTGATTTTTTTAATCCTAATCACGCATACAGGAGGACCTCCATGAGCAGCATCAGCGCATTCGTCACAGAGATTTTCACCCCTGAAGACAGCGAAACTGGTCACGAAAGAAGAATCGACCCCGTAACCGGAACGGTTAAAACAATTTTCTGGGTCGGTGCAGCAATGGTTTTCACCATGCTTGTTTCCGGTCTCCAGTAAACAAGCCTTGATTCATTAAGGTTACTATACCCTTATCATGCTTTCTCCACCCACCGGCAAGGGGTGGATGAGAAATTTACGGCTCGCCGCAGGCTAATAATCAGCCAGCTGGCGGGCCGTATCTCTTTCAATATCCCTGCGCTTGAGTTCTTCCTTGCGGTTATGGACATTGCGGCCTTTGGCAAGGGCAATCTCAAGCTTGATCTTACCTCTTGAGAAGTACAATCTGACCGGAACAACGGTCAACCCTTTCTGCTCCACCCTTGTCTGCAGCTTTTCAATTTCACCGGCATGCAGCAGCAGCTTACGCGGACGGTCCGGCTCATGCTGGGTATAACCCGCATGGTCATAGGGAGCAATGTGGATCCCAACCAGCCATGCCTCGCCTTCTTTAAAATTAATGTAGCCGTCCATGAAACTGACCAACCCCTGACGCAGGGATTTGACCTCGGTTCCCTTGAGCACCAATCCGGCTTCAAAGGTTTCCACGAATTCGTAATTACGGCGGGCCTGTTTATTGAGCGCAATGGAGGAAGGGCTCTTCTTCTTTTTCTTTTTAGCCATGATTCTGGATTAACCTGCGATATCTTCGTTATCCAGAAGAGACGCAAAAAAGGTCAATTCTTCCGGATATTTCTTATAAATACTTTCCGTAACAAGACGGTTGATTCTAGAGACGGTGCGGCAACCGAGCACATCCTTCAACAATTGTTTACATTCCTGCATATTCAGCTGCCTGATAATACGCTTTATCCCGGGGATAGCCTGCGGAGTAAGGCTCAGGCTGTCAATCTGCATTCCCATGAGAATTGGCACGCAATAGGGATCGGACGCAACCTCCCCGCAGAGACTGACCCCGATACCGGCCCTGTGTCCGGCATCGACCACGTATTTGATGGACCGCACAACCGCAGGATGCAACGGCTGGTAAAGATAGGACACATGCGGGTTGGTACGGTCAATACCGAGACTGTACTGGATCAGGTCATTGGTTCCGATGCTGAAAAAATCTACTTCCTGAGCCAGAATTTCGGCAATCATGACTGCAGCGGGCAGCTCGATCATAACCCCGATGGGCATATCTTCATCAAAAGGGATACCCTCTTCACGCAGCTCCTGTTGTGCGCGGGCAAGAGCGCTCTTGGCCTGCAAAACCTCTTTCAGTCCGCAGATCATGGGAAACATCATGGAAACATTGCCGTGAACACTGGCCCGGAGCATGGCCCGGAGCTGGGTCTTGAACAGCTCTTGATGCTTGAGACAAAATCGCATGGCCCGCAGACCGAGAGCCGGGTTGGCTTCGTCGAGGGCTCCGAACTGGGACATAAACTTATCCGAACCGAGATCAAGGGTCCGTAAGGTAACCTTGCGCGGAGACATGATAGCAGCCAGTTCTGAATATTTTTCAGCCAGTTCATCCTCGGTAGGCAGATCGGTACGGCTCAGGTAGGCATACTCGGTTCTGAAAAGACCTATGGCCTCGCCCCCGTTATCAATAACCGCCGCGACCTCTTCGAAAAGCTCAATGTTGGCATGGACTTCCACGCGGTAGCCATCCTCGGTCTCAGCCGGAAGCTGACAGCCGCGGATGATGGTCCGCTGATAGTCATCGAATTGGGTTTCAAGGGTATAGTAATGCTCCAGTTCTTCATCAGAAGGATCAACCAGCACTTTACCGGCCAACCCGTCGATGATGACCAGATCGCCGTCCACAACTGAATTCTCCAGCTCTGCCGCCCCTACGAGAGCGGGGATATTCAACGTCCGGGCCAGAATACCTGTATGGGAAGTCTTACCGCCGAGGGTGGTTACAAAAGCCATGAGCTTGTTCACTTCCAGCTCAATGGTATCCGCAGGGGTAAGGTCATGGGCCATAAGCACCACGCGCCCTTCTACCGGGCGTAAATTGGCTTCCCCGCCGATAAGCTTGGCCTGCACCCGCAGAGCAACCTGACGCACGTCCTGCATGCGCTCACGAATATAGATATCCTCAAGAGCGCCAAAGGCCTTTTCAAGATCATTGACAGCTTTATCAAGCGCCCATTCGGCATTTATTTTCAGTTCATCAATGTATTTCAGGGCCGAGGACTGCAGCTTGGGGTCTTTGAGCATCATCAGGTGGGAATCGATGATCAGCTGGTGCTCTTTCAGCTCCGCAGGAACTTTTGTCCGCACAGCAGAAAGCTCTTCCACAGCATCGGTGAATCCCTTTTTCATTCGCTCTTTCTCTCCATCCACCATGTGCATGGGTACAGTCTGCCGCGGCAGCCGTGAAGAAATACTGCGATTAAGAAAAAAGGCCTTGCCTATGGCTATACCAGTTGAGACGGAAATTCCGTTGACGACCGCTCTGGCCACTTATTTTTCCTCGCCGAATCTGTTTTTAAAATGTTCTTCCAGACAATCAAGGGCTGCAACGGCATCTGGTCCGTCAGCCCGCAGCTCAAGGACGCTGCCCTGCGCTGCCGCCAGCGTAAGCACATCAAGAATGCTCTTGGCGTCGACTTCCTGCGATTCGCAGACAACCATAATGTCCGCTGTAAAATTCTGGGCTTCCTGTGCGAGTTTTGCGGCCGGGCGGGCATGCAGACCAAGCTGGTTGGATACAACCACTGTCCGGACCACAGCCTCCCCGCCAACCGGGGGTTCTTCGCGCAGCACACTCTCTTCAGTCATTTGTTATTAATCCTTATATCTTATTTCTTCAAAAGAAAAAATCACAGCATGTATATTGTCAACACTCCGATGACCACAACAAAAACAGCCACAATCTCACGGGCAATTTTTCCAGTAGCCACCATCCATCCGAGCACTCCGAGCGCACCTGTTCCGCAGTACCACTCAAGACCGTTCAACGGACGGGGCCAGAGCTGGAACCAGATCAACAACACAAGGAAAGCATTGGCAAACTTAAGCCGTTCTCCCCAGTTGATCAGATCCCACCTTTTCAATTCATCCAAAAATCCAAGTCCCTTATTAATCCCTGACCAGAATGTGAATCCTTTAAAAATTTGCAACACGCTGAACAATACTACACCGAGTAGCATAGCCTGCGTATGATGACCAGCCAGCAATAGATTCACGGTAGCCAGCGCCCAAAAGATCAGCCCGCTTCCCGCAAAGACGGAATCGCCGATGGCCGAAAGGGTATAGCTGGTGGTATTCTTCAATTTATCCAGCAACTGCACCGGAAAACGGCCGTCCCTTATCTGTACTTCCACAGACAGGAAAACTGCCACCAGCAACGGAGCCCAGAAAGGATGCGAATTGTAATGCTTCACATAACGCTTGCGGGCCTTCACAAGCTCCGCATGATCCGAATAAATGGCTTCCAGACCGGGCTGCATGGCAAATGAAAAACCGATATTCTGCAAGCCGCGGGTATTGAACCCCGCCCCTACAAAATACGAACGCAGAAAGCATCTGACAAATGCCAGACCTAATTTCTTTTTTTCTGCTGACTTTTCCATTATATTCGATGCGCTCCGCGCATTTATTTAAATGATTTCGCCGCCGGAGGCCTAAGCTCTTTTTCTTTCGGTTACCTTTTCATAGACTGCTTTGGCTGTCCAGCCTTCCACCTTTTCCGCGATACGTCTGGCTATAATTTTAGGTTTATCACCGGATTCCATTTCCACATCAATCATTTCAAAGATCTCTTCTTCGGAAGCCGGGCCTTCATTTACCGGGGGACCGATGACCACAGTTATCTCGCCGCGCAGTTCTTCAGAAATATCTGACCATTCCTCAAGATTACCGTTGATAAATTCTTCGTAATCCTTGGTCAATTCACGGCAAATAGAAAATTCACGGTTTCCGAGTGATTCATAGGCCAGATGCATGGTTTCCCGCAACCGGGATTTACGCTCGAAAAATACGATTGTCGCCCCTGTTTCCCCGTGAACTTCAAACAGCCTGCGCATCTGCCCTTCTTTACGCGGCAGAAAGCCGAGAAAGGTAAACGGATACGGCGGCAGTCCGCAGCCCGAAAGAGCCGTAACCGGAGCACTGGGACCGGGAACAGGTACCACACGCACACCATGTTCGCGGCAGGCCCTGACCACCCGGTAACCGGGATCACTCATAAGCGGAGTTCCGGCATCGGAAACGAGTGCCGCGTCATTACCTTCATCAAAATGGGCCAGAACTTTCCTGATCCGCTTTTCCTCATTGTGCTCATGCAGGCTGACCATGCTCTTTCCGCTGATGTCCAATGCCTGCAGAAGCTTGCCTGTACGGCGGGTATCCTCCGCAAAAATGAGGTCGGCAGAGGCCAGAACATGTTTAGCACGTTCAGTAATATCACCAAGGTTGCCAAGCGGTGTTGCCACCACCCATAAAGTCGAGGTCGAATGCATTTTCTATGTGTTCCGCCCTAAAGCCGGTTCCGTCATCATTCACAATAACCAGATCAAATCGACAAGGACTCTCCCAGAGATCAAATGCCGAAAGGTAGCGGGTCGCGGCCTTGACCAGCTTCTTGCGCTTGGCCGGAGTCACCGCCTCTATGCCGGACTGCGTACTGCATCCGGTTCTGGTCTTTACTTCTACAAAAACTAATTCATTGCCCTTTTCGCAAATAATATCCAGTTCCCACTGCTTCCAACGCCAATTGCGCTGCCGCAAAGTGTAACCTCGATTTTCCAGAAAACGGGCCGCGTAATCTTCCCCAGCCATGCCAAAATCTAAATGCCGGGCAGACACAT encodes the following:
- a CDS encoding PTS system mannose/fructose/sorbose family transporter subunit IID, with the translated sequence MEKSAEKKKLGLAFVRCFLRSYFVGAGFNTRGLQNIGFSFAMQPGLEAIYSDHAELVKARKRYVKHYNSHPFWAPLLVAVFLSVEVQIRDGRFPVQLLDKLKNTTSYTLSAIGDSVFAGSGLIFWALATVNLLLAGHHTQAMLLGVVLFSVLQIFKGFTFWSGINKGLGFLDELKRWDLINWGERLKFANAFLVLLIWFQLWPRPLNGLEWYCGTGALGVLGWMVATGKIAREIVAVFVVVIGVLTIYML
- the smpB gene encoding SsrA-binding protein SmpB; its protein translation is MAKKKKKKSPSSIALNKQARRNYEFVETFEAGLVLKGTEVKSLRQGLVSFMDGYINFKEGEAWLVGIHIAPYDHAGYTQHEPDRPRKLLLHAGEIEKLQTRVEQKGLTVVPVRLYFSRGKIKLEIALAKGRNVHNRKEELKRRDIERDTARQLADY
- the rsmI gene encoding 16S rRNA (cytidine(1402)-2'-O)-methyltransferase, which produces MHSTSTLWVVATPLGNLGDITERAKHVLASADLIFAEDTRRTGKLLQALDISGKSMVSLHEHNEEKRIRKVLAHFDEGNDAALVSDAGTPLMSDPGYRVVRACREHGVRVVPVPGPSAPVTALSGCGLPPYPFTFLGFLPRKEGQMRRLFEVHGETGATIVFFERKSRLRETMHLAYESLGNREFSICRELTKDYEEFINGNLEEWSDISEELRGEITVVIGPPVNEGPASEEEIFEMIDVEMESGDKPKIIARRIAEKVEGWTAKAVYEKVTERKRA
- a CDS encoding HPr family phosphocarrier protein, whose protein sequence is MTEESVLREEPPVGGEAVVRTVVVSNQLGLHARPAAKLAQEAQNFTADIMVVCESQEVDAKSILDVLTLAAAQGSVLELRADGPDAVAALDCLEEHFKNRFGEEK
- the ptsP gene encoding phosphoenolpyruvate--protein phosphotransferase translates to MARAVVNGISVSTGIAIGKAFFLNRSISSRLPRQTVPMHMVDGEKERMKKGFTDAVEELSAVRTKVPAELKEHQLIIDSHLMMLKDPKLQSSALKYIDELKINAEWALDKAVNDLEKAFGALEDIYIRERMQDVRQVALRVQAKLIGGEANLRPVEGRVVLMAHDLTPADTIELEVNKLMAFVTTLGGKTSHTGILARTLNIPALVGAAELENSVVDGDLVIIDGLAGKVLVDPSDEELEHYYTLETQFDDYQRTIIRGCQLPAETEDGYRVEVHANIELFEEVAAVIDNGGEAIGLFRTEYAYLSRTDLPTEDELAEKYSELAAIMSPRKVTLRTLDLGSDKFMSQFGALDEANPALGLRAMRFCLKHQELFKTQLRAMLRASVHGNVSMMFPMICGLKEVLQAKSALARAQQELREEGIPFDEDMPIGVMIELPAAVMIAEILAQEVDFFSIGTNDLIQYSLGIDRTNPHVSYLYQPLHPAVVRSIKYVVDAGHRAGIGVSLCGEVASDPYCVPILMGMQIDSLSLTPQAIPGIKRIIRQLNMQECKQLLKDVLGCRTVSRINRLVTESIYKKYPEELTFFASLLDNEDIAG
- a CDS encoding YraN family protein, producing the protein MAGEDYAARFLENRGYTLRQRNWRWKQWELDIICEKGNELVFVEVKTRTGCSTQSGIEAVTPAKRKKLVKAATRYLSAFDLWESPCRFDLVIVNDDGTGFRAEHIENAFDLDFMGGGNTAWQPW